Proteins encoded within one genomic window of Brassica rapa cultivar Chiifu-401-42 chromosome A09, CAAS_Brap_v3.01, whole genome shotgun sequence:
- the LOC103848524 gene encoding uncharacterized protein LOC103848524, with amino-acid sequence MLKKRPEGSQGNWAEELHEVLWAYRTTPKTATQETPYALVYGAEAIIPIEMHVKTTISGTTSQEENHELMSLSLDLLDEKREAARLRNQAYQQEVAKTYNKKLRTRTFQQGDWVLRRPEKTTGKLSPAWEGPYKIIEVRGAGAYRLQDIQGANELDQVQETSDPGQPSTGTRGIIATEQVQNSGSTLRISCFSKRGKQRKSGTWVFTHTSTL; translated from the exons ATGCTAAAGAAGCGTCCGGAAGGATCACAGGGGAATTGGGCAGAGGAACTACACGAAGTTCTCTGGGCCTACCGAACCACTCCAAAGACGGCAACCCAGGAAACGCCCTATGCCCTGGTATACGGGGCAGAGGCAATAATCCCAATCGAAATGCACGTGAAGACCACGATCTCTGGAACCACCTCTCAGGAGGAGAACCACGAGTTAATGTCGCTGAGCCTCGACCTACTCGACGAAAAGAGAGAAGCCGCTCGACTAAGAAATCAGGCATATCAACAAGAAGTAGCCAAAACCTACAACAAGAAACTCAGAACCAGAACCTTTCAGCAAGGAGACTGGGTTCTACGACGACCAGAGAAAACAACTGGAAAACTGTCCCCTGCATGGGAGGGACCCTACAAGATAATAGAGGTACGAGGGGCAGGCGCATACAGGCTGCAAGATATCCAAG GGGCAAACGAGCTGGATCAGGTCCAAGAGACCTCCGATCCTGGCCAACCCTCGACA GGGACACGAGGTATAATTGCCACTGAGCAAGTGCAAAATTCCGGGAGCACCTTAAGAATATCATGTTTCTCCAAACGTGGAAAACAGCGTAAGTCTGGCACTTGGGTTTTCACCCACACCAGCACCCTCTAA
- the LOC103848525 gene encoding uncharacterized protein LOC103848525 translates to MPFGLKNAGSTYLRLVNMMFADQIGETMKVYINDMLVKSLEAEDHISHLQQVFSTLRKYNMKLSQAKCSFGISSKKFLGNIVTHRGIEANLDQIRAIHSIPSPRNVKEVQKLTGRMAALSRFISRLSDKSHAFFETLKKPKDFEWTENQRRPGPGRGDQAATNLLRKQIPPRRGNSLQSSREAGPSSEDRRSETMTLFPSSSDCGRHLVPYKVGSTYDVSGRLAKWAVELGEYDEVRLQKEADKEGEWVLHVDGSSNIRGAGVGIVLTSPTGNTASRAVRCNFKAMNNESEYEALIEGLSLAHQLGAENIQVYSDSQLIINQGLTSKFKSCKLRQIPREQNSQADALANLGSALQTQTQMSMPVLVLQWPATLEPSNEEVSANEEEETWMTPIVWYLKDDILPENRNESRKIKKQAARYCLSQEVLYRTSFTGPYLRCVTPREAARILVELHEEDCGSHSSGRSLVLKAKRAGYYWPTMAEEANKKVLGYGSWAIPPGNIIVDAPLAGIQQRLHNELFSLLNRVSDMATQRDLLIQQVRASSRWELMKELLERRTEHWDPSEEYRQYLFWSVEPTRLADASLRVGPESAAESRVSAGPPF, encoded by the exons ATGCCCTTTGGATTGAAGAACGCCGGATCAACGTATCTAAGGCTGGTAAATATGATGTTCGCAGACCAAATAGGAGAAACCATGAAGGTCTACATCAACGATATGCTAGTGAAATCTCTAGAGGCGGAAGACCATATCTCGCACCTACAACAGGTTTTCTCTACCCTTCGCAAGTATAACATGAAACTCAGCCAAGCTAAGTGCTCGTTCGGCATCAGCTCCAAAAAGTTTCTAGGGAACATTGTAACCCACCGGGGCATAGAAGCCAATTTGGACCAGATCAGGGCTATCCATTCCATCCCTTCCCCAAGAAATGTGAAGGAAGTACAGAAACTGACCGGCAGGATGGCAGCCTTAAGCAGATTCATCTCCAGGCTCTCCGACAAATCCCATGCCTTCTTTGAAACCCTTAAAAAGCCAAAAGATTTTGAATGGACCGAGAA TCAGCGCCGTCCTGGTCCTGGAAGAGGGGACCAAGCAGCTACCAATCTACTACGTAAGCAAATCCCTCCTAGACGCGGAAACTCGCTACAGTCATCTAGAGAAGCTGGCCCTAGTTCTGAAGATCGCCGCTCGGAAACTATGACCCTATTTCCAAGCTCATCCGATTGTGGTCGTCACCTCGTTCCCTATAAAGTTGGTTCTACATACGACGTCTCCGGAAGACTAGCAAAATGGGCAGTCGAGCTAGGAGAATACGAC GAGGTACGCCTCCAGAAAGAGGCCGACAAGGAAGGAGAATGGGTCTTGCATGTAGACGGCTCCAGCAACATTCGAGGAGCAGGAGTGGGGATCGTGCTCACATCGCCAACAGGAAACACGGCCTCAAGAGCCGTAAGGTGTAACTTCAAAGCAATGAACAATGAAAGTGAGTACGAGGCCTTGATTGAAGGACTATCGCTCGCCCACCAGCTAGGTGCCGAAAATATCCAAGTCTACAGTGACTCCCAGCTAATTATCAACCAG GGCCTCACAAGCAAGTTTAAAAGCTGTAAACTCAGGCAGATCCCCAGGGAGCAGAATTCGCAGGCCGACGCTCTGGCTAACCTAGGGTCGGCCCTCCAGACGCAGACTCAGATGAGCATGCCAGTATTAGTGTTGCAATGGCCAGCCACCCTAGAACCATCGAACGAAGAGGTCTCTGCCaatgaggaagaagaaactTGGATGACCCCCATAGTTTGGTACCTCAAAGACGATATCCTCCCCGAAAATCGCAATGAAAGCAGGAAAATCAAGAAACAGGCTGCTAGATATTGTCTATCTCAGGAAGTATTGTATCGCACGTCATTCACCGGTCCATACCTAAGGTGCGTCACGCCCCGTGAAGCAGCTAGAATCCTTGTCGAACTACATGAAGAAGATTGCGGATCTCATTCCAGCGGGAGGAGCCTGGTGCTGAAAGCTAAGAGAGCAGGCTATTATTGGCCGACAATGGCGGAAGAAGCTAACAAGaaggtgttggg GTATGGGAGCTGGGCCATTCCCCCTGGGAATATAATCGTAGATGCGCCGCTAGCGGGTATTCAGCAAAGGCTTCATAACGAGCTATTTTCCCTTCTTAACCGGGTAAGTGATATGGCTACCCAGCGCGACTTGCTGATTCAGCAAGTGAGAGCTTCGAGTAGGTGGGAGCTTATGAAGGAATTACTAGAAAGAAGGACGGAGCATTGGGACCCTTCGGAGGAGTACCGCCAGTATTTATTTTGGTCTGTAGAGCCGACGCGTCTTGCTGATGCTTCCTTGCGAGTCGGTCCTGAGTCTGCTGCGGAGTCTCGGGTTTCAGCTGGTCCGCCATTCTAG